A single Bacillota bacterium DNA region contains:
- a CDS encoding SAM-dependent chlorinase/fluorinase, protein MRDGVRPVLFLSDFGASEYPGICRAVIASIAPEVPVIDLSHHVPPFDVAAGALVAMDAAPYAPPGSVWLAVVDPGVGGGRRAVVVLAARGDLLVGPDNGLLMAAAAALGGVKGAWSLENPAYRLPGLSSTFHGRDLFAPAAAHLAKGLPPEAMGPPVEPESLLPAPLPEPRLEKAPEPRLIATVILFDPFGSARLRAPARLLGDLGLAPGRPARLAAGGRSWRLPVARTFGDVPEGAALLLEDSSGDILVAVHRGSARRELGLQRGQEVEIAPLRGGV, encoded by the coding sequence GTGAGGGACGGGGTGCGGCCTGTCCTCTTCCTGAGCGACTTCGGCGCGTCGGAATACCCCGGGATCTGCCGGGCGGTGATCGCCTCCATCGCGCCGGAGGTGCCGGTGATCGACCTGAGTCATCACGTGCCGCCCTTCGACGTGGCGGCGGGCGCCCTGGTGGCGATGGACGCCGCTCCCTATGCACCGCCGGGCAGCGTCTGGCTGGCGGTGGTCGACCCCGGCGTCGGCGGCGGGCGGCGGGCCGTGGTGGTGCTGGCGGCGCGCGGCGACCTGCTGGTGGGACCCGACAACGGCCTGCTCATGGCCGCGGCCGCCGCCCTGGGTGGGGTGAAGGGCGCCTGGAGCCTGGAGAATCCCGCCTACCGGCTGCCCGGGCTCTCCTCCACCTTCCACGGCCGTGACCTCTTCGCGCCGGCGGCCGCCCACCTGGCGAAGGGTCTCCCGCCGGAGGCCATGGGACCCCCGGTGGAGCCCGAGAGCCTGCTCCCCGCCCCGCTCCCGGAGCCGCGGCTGGAGAAGGCGCCCGAGCCGCGCCTGATCGCCACGGTGATCCTCTTCGACCCCTTCGGGTCGGCGCGGTTGCGCGCACCGGCCCGGCTCCTCGGCGACCTCGGACTGGCCCCCGGGCGGCCGGCGCGGCTGGCGGCGGGCGGCCGGAGCTGGCGGCTGCCCGTGGCCCGCACCTTCGGCGACGTGCCCGAGGGTGCAGCGCTCTTACTCGAGGACTCGTCCGGCGATATCCTGGTGGCAGTCCACCGTGGCAGCGCCCGGCGCGAGTTGGGGCTCCAGCGCGGCCAGGAGGTGGAAATCGCCCCGCTGCGGGGAGGCGTCTGA
- a CDS encoding DUF1614 domain-containing protein, whose product MPLLLLLLLLLALPWLFFSFFAQLSAASFSALGLSPAESFWLFAGSLVGSVINIPVWRRTVYYERPAAGLRSFLFYYPPEVREQVVYLNVGGALLPGLFALYLLIRGPLLPMLVTIGVVTLVAERIARPRAGVGIVLPPFIPPLAAAAVAFLLARGAEVSPVAYVGGVLGTLIGADLLHLREVLRQDALSLSVGGAGVFDGIFLVGMVSALLGALARG is encoded by the coding sequence GTGCCGCTCCTCCTGCTCCTGCTCCTCTTGCTGGCGCTGCCCTGGCTCTTCTTCTCGTTCTTCGCGCAGCTCTCGGCCGCCTCGTTCAGCGCCCTGGGGCTCTCGCCGGCCGAGTCCTTCTGGCTCTTCGCCGGCTCGCTGGTGGGAAGCGTGATCAACATCCCCGTCTGGCGAAGGACCGTCTACTACGAGCGGCCGGCCGCGGGCCTGCGGTCGTTTCTCTTCTACTACCCGCCGGAGGTGCGGGAGCAGGTGGTCTACCTCAACGTGGGCGGGGCGCTGCTGCCGGGTCTCTTCGCCCTCTACCTGCTCATCCGCGGCCCCCTCCTGCCCATGCTGGTCACGATCGGCGTGGTCACGCTGGTGGCCGAGCGGATCGCCCGGCCCCGGGCCGGCGTCGGCATCGTCCTGCCGCCCTTCATCCCGCCGCTGGCCGCCGCGGCGGTCGCCTTCCTCCTGGCCCGGGGCGCCGAGGTCTCGCCGGTGGCCTACGTGGGCGGCGTCCTGGGCACGCTGATCGGCGCCGACCTCCTCCACCTGCGCGAGGTGCTGCGGCAGGACGCGCTGTCGCTGAGCGTGGGCGGCGCCGGCGTCTTCGACGGGATCTTCCTGGTGGGCATGGTCTCCGCGCTTCTGGGAGCGCTGGCGCGGGGGTAG